The genome window TCCCGACGTCCTCTACCGCAACCGGGGGGACGGCACCTTCGAGGACGTGACCGCGGCGGCCGGGATGGGCCGCGAGTTCGGGCCGGCCCTCGGCTCGGCAACGGCCGATTTCGACGGCGACGGCTGGCTCGATCTCTTCGTGGCCAACGATCAGCGCGAGAACCAGTTGTGGATGAACCGGCGCGACGGCACCTTCCGCAACCGCGCGCTGTCCGCGGGAGCGGCGCTCGGCGCGGGCGGCAACGCCAAGGCCGACATGGGGGTCGACGCCGGCGATTTCGACAACGACGGCGACGAAGACCTCTTCATCACGGAGCTGTCCGGCCAGGGCAGCACCCTGTACGTGAACGACGGCGGCGGCCTGTTCCGGGATCGGAGCGCCGGGCTCGGCATCCGCGCCCCGAGCCTGCCGTACACCGGCTTCGGAACGGCCTGGACCGACATCGACAACGACGGCTGGCTCGACATCGTCGCGGTGAACGGCGCCGTCGTCCTGAACTTCGAGACGTTCGGACCGGACAACCCGTTCGCGCTCGACCAGCGCAACCAGGTGTTCCGCAACACGGGCGGCGCCGGTTTCGAGGCGGCCACCGATCGCGCCGGCTCGGTGTTCGAGCTGTCGGAGGTGAGCCGCGGCGCCGCCTTCGGCGACATCGACAACGACGGGGACACGGATGTGCTGGTGGCCAACGCGGCCGGCCGCGTGCGCCTGCTGCTGAACCGGGTCGGCAACCGCCGCCACTGGCTGGGCCTGCGGCTCGTGGGCGCCAATCCCCGCAGGGACATGCTCGGCGCGCGCGTGGAGGCAGTACTTCCCGACGGCACGACGCGCTGGCGCCGCGCCCGCGCCGACGGCAGCTTCGCGTCCGCGAACGATCCGCGGGTGCTGCTCGGCCTCGGCGAATCGGCCGCCGTCTCGCTCGTGCGCGTGTTCTGGCCGGACGGCGAGGTCGAAGAATGGACGGACCTGGCGATCGACCGCTACGCAACCCTGCAACAGGGAGGAGGCCGGACGCGATGAACCACGGGCTGCTGGGCGCGACGATAGGCCTCCTCGTCCTGGGCGGCGGTTGCACGCCCGCCGGCGAGACGCCGTCGTCCGCGCCGACCGGCGGCGCCGGCGTGACGGCCCCGCCGCCGTTCGTCATGCCCGACCTCTCGGGGCTTCCGGAGGCGGTCCGGGAACAGGTACGGCAGCGGCACGACGCCCTGCGGCGCGCCGAGGAGTCCGGCGCCGCGATCGCCCGCGGAAACGCCTACGGCGACCTCGGCCTCATCCTCATGGCCACCCGCTTCTACGAGGCCGCGGAGATCGCGTTGGGTCACGCACGGGCGCTCGCGCCGCGGCGCATGCGGTGGCCGTACTACCTCGGGCAGCTCTACCGGACGACCGGCGACCAACCGCGCGCCGTCGAGCTCTTCGAGCACGCCGTCGACCTCGATCCGACCTATCTCGCGGCGCTCGTTCGCCTCGGCGAGCTGTATCTCGACGAGGGCCGGGCGGAGGACGCGGAGCCGCTCTTCGAGCAGGCGCTGGCGATCGACCCGGCGTCCGCGCCTGCGCTGTCCGGCATCGGCCGCGCGGCGTTGGCGCAAGGCGCGACCGCGCGAGCCATCGAGTACCTGGAGCGCGCACTGGCGGTGGGGCCCGCGGCCTGGGACATCCACTACAACCTGGCGACGGCGTACCGCGACGCGGGGCGGCCGGACCGGGCCGAGGAGCACCTGAACCAGCGCGGCGGCGACCCGCCGGAGCCGCCGGACCCGCTCATGCAGGCGTACGAGGCGCTGCTGAGAAGCCCGCGCAACTACGAGACCCGCGGCGTCGCGGCGATGCAGGACGGCCGCACCGCCGACGCGGTCGAGATCTTCCGGGAAGGAATCGCGGAGACGCCGGACGACGCATCGTTGCGCCAGCAGCTCGGAACCGCGCTCTTCGCCACCGGCGATGCCGACGGCGCCGCCGAGCAGTTCGAGTCGGCGCTGCGCCTGGACTCCACGCAGGCCCGGGCCCATGCCGGCCTGGGAACGCTGGCGAGCATGGGCGGCCGGCAGGCCGAGGCCATCGAGCACTTCACGGCAGCGGTCCGACACGATCCGGACTACCTGGAGGCGCGGCTCGGACTGGTGGATGCGTATCGCGCCGCCGGACGCGCGGAGGACGCGCTGGCCGAGCTGGACCGGGCGATCGAGATCGCACCCGGATTCGCCGACGTCTGGCTGGCGCGGGGGTTGCTGCTGGTCCAGCTCGGCCGCTACCGGGAGGCGCGCGAGCGCCTGGACGAAGCGCGCACCGTCCACCCGGGACACCCCGGACTGACCGACCTGCTGGTCCGCGTGCTCGCCGCCGCGCCGGACCCCGGCGCCCGCGACGGCCGCCGTGCAATCGCGCTCGTCGAGCCGCTGCTCCGGGCGCCTCCCAACCCGACCCTGGACGAGACCGTGGCGATGGCGCTCGCCGAGGCGGGCCGCTACGCCGAGGCGGCCGAACGCCAGCGCCGCGCGATCGCGGCCGCCGAAGAGGCGGGGTACCCCGAGGTCGCCCGCGCGATGACCGGCGTGCTCGGCCTCTACGAGCGGAACCGACCGTCCCGCGCGCCGCTGGGAGGACCGCAACCCTGACAGCCCGGGTGCCAGCGGGATCCGGATCCGTGGATCAGAATCCAGGGAACCGAATTCCGTCTATCGACGGTGCCCGACCGGCCACGGCGCAGGACCCAAGGACAGGACCGTAAACAGGGACATCGGTCCACTCTGCCCAGCAACGCCACCCTGCTCCGCACTTCGGCACGACAATTGCTGTATACTGCGCCGTCTCGCGTGCGTTCATCGCCGGCATGACGCCGGCAGTCCCGCACCACAGAGGAGGACACACTCGTTATGCGACTTGTGAAATCGTTGCTTGTCGGGACGGCCGTGGTGCTGTTGCCGGCGGGCGCTCTCGCCCAGAGCGCGTTGACGGGCGAAGTCACCGACAACACGGGCGGCGTCCTGCCGGGCGTCACCGTGGAAGCGGCCAGTCCGGCCCTGATCGAGGGATCGCGCCTCGCGATCACCGACGGCACCGGCCGCTACAACATCATCGACCTGCGCCCGGGCATCTACAGCGTCACCATGACGTTGCCCGGCTTCTCGACCTTCGTGCAGGAGGGCATCGAGGTCCAGGCGTCGACCAACGTCACCATCAACGGCGCGTTGTCGGTCGGCGCCCTCGAGGAGACCGTCACGGTCTCCGGCGAGGCCCCCATCGTCGACGTGCAGAGCGCGGCCCGCACGGAGGTCATCCAGCGCGACGTCATCGACGCGCTGCCGACCCCGCGCAACACGCAGTCCATCGGCTACCTCGCGCAGGGCGTGCGGCTCACCCGGCCGGACGTCGGCGGGGCGCAGATGATGGAGCAGGTCCGCATGTCGGTGCACGGGGCCACCCCGCGCCACACGACGATGCAGGTCGACGGCATGATCGTCAACTCGCAGATGGGCGACGGCCTGATCATGAACTACAACAACCAGGCGCTGAGCCAGGAGATGGCGATGACCACCTCCGGCAACAACGCCGAGGTTGCGGCGGGCGGCCTGCGCCTGAACATGATCCCGAAGGACGGCGGCAACCAGCTCGCCGGTACGAACTACATGGGCTTCACGCTGAACGAGGGCTGGCAGGCCGACAACTTCACCCAGCAGATCCAGGACCTCGGCCTGACCTCGAACCAGGGCGTCACCAACATCCACGACATCAACCCGGCGATCGGCGGCCCGATCCTGCAGGACAAGCTGTGGTACTTCACGTCGGCCCGCGCCATCTCGGTCGACGAGCTCTTCGCCGGCGCCTTCCAGCCGACCCTGCGCACCGACGTCGGCCCCGAGGTCATCCAGGACTACTTCAAGCGCGGCGCCAAGATCACCTGCGAGGACCCGAACAGGAGCATCGGCTGCGTCGGGGACCACCCGGCGATAGCTTCCGCCGAGCGGGCGGTCGCCGAGCAGCACGTCCGCAGCGTCCTGCTGCGCCTGACGTCGCAGGTCTCGCAGCGCAACAAGGTGTCCGCGTACCTCGACCGCATCTTCAAGTGGAAGAAGCGCGAGTTCTCGACCACCCGCGAGCCGATCCAGGCGGCCGGCTTCCGCGATCCGGGCCAGGCGAACTACCACACGTTCCAGGCCAAGTGGACGTCGACCATCAGCAGCCGCGCGCTGCTCGAGGTCGGCTACTCGCAGGTCTACGAGCGGCTGCTCATCGCCAGCCAGCCGGAGTCGGCGCTGCGGGAGGTGTTCCCGGACAACATCCCGCTGCCGAACCTGCGGGCGGATACGCCGGGCAACCTGCGCACCTGCATCGCCACTCCCTGCTACTGGGACGCCGGCTACCCCCAGACCGGTCCGTGGTTCGCCAACGCGGTCATCGGCGACCTGTCGACCGGCCTGCAGACCAACAACTACTGGGGCGACATCTGGATCACCCCCTCCGACCGCCGCTACCCGAACGCGGCGCTGTCCTACGTCACCGGCTCGCACAACTTCAAGGTGGGCGTGCAGTGGTCGTTCGGCAACGACGGCGACACCCGCAACCGGCTGGGCCACCTGAACATGCGCCCGTACGGCGGACTCCCGCAGCCGTGCGATCCGGATCCGTCGGTGCCGTGCGAGGATCGGCACGGAATCGATGCGCTCAACTACCCGACGAGCTGGAACACGACCGTGCGGGCGGATCGCGGCTTCTACGTGCAGGACACCTGGACGCTCGACCGGCTGACGATCAACGCCGGTGTGCGGTACGACCACTTCGAGTCGCTGATCAACACGTTCCGCACCGGCGGCAACCTGCAGGGCGGCCGCTTCATCAGCCAGCGGGCGGCCCCGGAGATCCCGGCAACGCCGTACTGGAACGACATCGTGCCCCGCGTCAGCGCGACGTACGACCTGTTCGGCGATGCGCGGACGGCGCTGAAGTTCTCGATGAACAAGTACATGCGGCCGTACGCCAGCGGCCACGGCGAGCGGTACTCGCCGTATCGCGAACGGAGTGACCGCCGCGACTGGTTCGACTGCGTGCTGAACCCGGCCATCCACCAGACCGGTGGGGTCGGCAACCCGCGCGGCGACTGCGCCACCGCGGCCGACCTCGCCGGCCTGCCCGCATCGCCCGACTTCTACCTGAGCACGAACTACGACGGCATCGTTCAGGACCACGAGATCGGCCTGCGGAACAACACGACCACGTTCCGGGAGGGCGGGCTCGCCGTTCCCGACTCCCAGCCCCACCCCGACCTGCAGCGCGAGTACAACTGGGAGTACAACGCCGGCATCCAGCACGAGCTGCTGCCGCGCGTATCGCTGAACGTCGGCTGGTACCGCCGCGTGTTCGGCGACATCGAGGCGCGGAGCAACGCGGCGCTGCAGACCTGCAACGTCGCGACCGCGCAGGCCGGCGTGCCGTGCGGAAGCTGGATCCCGTTCCAGGTGAATTTCGACGATCCGGACGGCCACGTGGCGCGTCTGCGCGGGCTCGGCCAGAACATCTCGATCACGCAGCCGAACTTCCTGGCGTTCGACCTCGATCCGGCCTACCGCGGCCTGGTCAACAACCTCGACATCACCTCGGACATCAACCGCAACTACTACAACGGCTTCGAGGTGAGCATGAACGCCCGGCTGCCGAACGGCGGCAACGTCTTCGGCGGCTGGACCGCGA of Acidobacteriota bacterium contains these proteins:
- a CDS encoding tetratricopeptide repeat protein, whose protein sequence is MDGPGDRPLRNPATGRRPDAMNHGLLGATIGLLVLGGGCTPAGETPSSAPTGGAGVTAPPPFVMPDLSGLPEAVREQVRQRHDALRRAEESGAAIARGNAYGDLGLILMATRFYEAAEIALGHARALAPRRMRWPYYLGQLYRTTGDQPRAVELFEHAVDLDPTYLAALVRLGELYLDEGRAEDAEPLFEQALAIDPASAPALSGIGRAALAQGATARAIEYLERALAVGPAAWDIHYNLATAYRDAGRPDRAEEHLNQRGGDPPEPPDPLMQAYEALLRSPRNYETRGVAAMQDGRTADAVEIFREGIAETPDDASLRQQLGTALFATGDADGAAEQFESALRLDSTQARAHAGLGTLASMGGRQAEAIEHFTAAVRHDPDYLEARLGLVDAYRAAGRAEDALAELDRAIEIAPGFADVWLARGLLLVQLGRYREARERLDEARTVHPGHPGLTDLLVRVLAAAPDPGARDGRRAIALVEPLLRAPPNPTLDETVAMALAEAGRYAEAAERQRRAIAAAEEAGYPEVARAMTGVLGLYERNRPSRAPLGGPQP
- a CDS encoding CRTAC1 family protein; protein product: MYSTARRSATCSLLAVCLSACGPDPAARPDSDAEPAASSESDVEWFVDRAAETGLDFVHFNGMTGRFYQPEMAGPGAGLFDYDNDGDLDVYLVQGDRLGDGEPLLPPPADQPPGDRLYRNDLEIAADGERRLRFTDVTDEAGVAASGYGMGVAAGDMDNDGWTDLYLTRFGRNRMLRNRGDGTFADVTERSGTGDPGWGVPASFFDYDRDGRLDLFVGNYLGYTLAGHTQCYDRAGAPDYCAPETNRPHPDVLYRNRGDGTFEDVTAAAGMGREFGPALGSATADFDGDGWLDLFVANDQRENQLWMNRRDGTFRNRALSAGAALGAGGNAKADMGVDAGDFDNDGDEDLFITELSGQGSTLYVNDGGGLFRDRSAGLGIRAPSLPYTGFGTAWTDIDNDGWLDIVAVNGAVVLNFETFGPDNPFALDQRNQVFRNTGGAGFEAATDRAGSVFELSEVSRGAAFGDIDNDGDTDVLVANAAGRVRLLLNRVGNRRHWLGLRLVGANPRRDMLGARVEAVLPDGTTRWRRARADGSFASANDPRVLLGLGESAAVSLVRVFWPDGEVEEWTDLAIDRYATLQQGGGRTR
- a CDS encoding TonB-dependent receptor encodes the protein MRLVKSLLVGTAVVLLPAGALAQSALTGEVTDNTGGVLPGVTVEAASPALIEGSRLAITDGTGRYNIIDLRPGIYSVTMTLPGFSTFVQEGIEVQASTNVTINGALSVGALEETVTVSGEAPIVDVQSAARTEVIQRDVIDALPTPRNTQSIGYLAQGVRLTRPDVGGAQMMEQVRMSVHGATPRHTTMQVDGMIVNSQMGDGLIMNYNNQALSQEMAMTTSGNNAEVAAGGLRLNMIPKDGGNQLAGTNYMGFTLNEGWQADNFTQQIQDLGLTSNQGVTNIHDINPAIGGPILQDKLWYFTSARAISVDELFAGAFQPTLRTDVGPEVIQDYFKRGAKITCEDPNRSIGCVGDHPAIASAERAVAEQHVRSVLLRLTSQVSQRNKVSAYLDRIFKWKKREFSTTREPIQAAGFRDPGQANYHTFQAKWTSTISSRALLEVGYSQVYERLLIASQPESALREVFPDNIPLPNLRADTPGNLRTCIATPCYWDAGYPQTGPWFANAVIGDLSTGLQTNNYWGDIWITPSDRRYPNAALSYVTGSHNFKVGVQWSFGNDGDTRNRLGHLNMRPYGGLPQPCDPDPSVPCEDRHGIDALNYPTSWNTTVRADRGFYVQDTWTLDRLTINAGVRYDHFESLINTFRTGGNLQGGRFISQRAAPEIPATPYWNDIVPRVSATYDLFGDARTALKFSMNKYMRPYASGHGERYSPYRERSDRRDWFDCVLNPAIHQTGGVGNPRGDCATAADLAGLPASPDFYLSTNYDGIVQDHEIGLRNNTTTFREGGLAVPDSQPHPDLQREYNWEYNAGIQHELLPRVSLNVGWYRRVFGDIEARSNAALQTCNVATAQAGVPCGSWIPFQVNFDDPDGHVARLRGLGQNISITQPNFLAFDLDPAYRGLVNNLDITSDINRNYYNGFEVSMNARLPNGGNVFGGWTASQHIQDTCGLVVDPNGVSIEDPIRGADEGIRRGGRWCDQSALGMPFRHDFKLFGAYPLPGDFEFSGSIQAYSGGERELTWSVPSSYFPGGVRTRGATVQLFQPGTNFLPYWTQVDIALRRIFRFGGVESSVQADIYNLMNKAVVVDETESYGGSWGRPTRLLQGRLLRMAFQVNW